In one Populus nigra chromosome 12, ddPopNigr1.1, whole genome shotgun sequence genomic region, the following are encoded:
- the LOC133669946 gene encoding sucrose nonfermenting 4-like protein: protein MFGSGSSTGHDNSGVSPVRFVWPYGGGEVSIFGTFTRWTDLIPMSPMEGCPNVYQVVVSLVPGLHQFKFYVDGQWRVDEQLSFVSGPYGLVNTVVLTKDPPQIIDSETPGRSNMELDDVSVCPEVIQGLSAADLEVSRHRISAFLSTHTAYELLPESGKVIALDVTLPVKRAFHILYEQGIPTAPLWDFCKGQFVGVLAALDFILILRELGTHGSNLTEEELETHTISAWKEGKMHLSRQIDGSGRAYSKHLIHAGPYDSLKDVASKILQNSISTVPILHSSAQDGSFPQLLHLASLSGILKCICRYFRHSAGSLPILQQSICSIPLGTWVPKIGEPNRRPFAMLKPNASLGAALSLLVQANVSSIPIVNDNDSLLDVYSRSDITALAKDKAYAQIHLDEISIHQALQLGQDANSSYGFFNGQRCQMCLRTDSLHKVMERLANPGVRRLLIVEAGSKRVEGVISLSDVFRFLLGVA, encoded by the exons ATGTTTGGTTCTGGTTCCAGTACTGGCCATGATAATAGTGGTGTAAGTCCAGTGCGCTTCGTGTGGCCTTATGGAGGTGGAGAAGTGTCCATCTTCGGTACCTTTACCAG GTGGACTGATCTTATACCCATGTCCCCGATGGAGGGGTGCCCTAATGTATATCAAGTTGTTGTTAGCTTAGTTCCTGGATTGCATCAG TTCAAGTTCTATGTAGATGGACAATGGAGGGTTGATGAGCAGCTATCCTTCGTTAGTGGGCCATATGGGCTGGTAAATACTGTTGTCTTAACTAAGGATCCTCCACAAATCATTGATTCTGAGACACCTGGGAGATCCAACATGGAGCTGGATGATGTTTCTGTTTGCCCG GAAGTAATCCAAGGGTTGTCAGCAGCTGACTTGGAGGTTTCTCGTCATCGTATTTCTGCATTCTTGTCCACACATACTGCATATGAGTTGCTTCCAGAGTCAGGCAAG GTTATTGCCCTGGATGTTACTCTACCTGTGAAGCGAGCCTTTCATATTCTCTATGAACAG GGCATCCCTACGGCTCCTCTCTGGGATTTTTGTAAGGGCCAGTTTGTTGGTGTGCTTGCTGCATTGGACTTCATCTTGATTCTGAGGGAG CTTGGAACTCATGGATCTAATCTGACGGAGGAAGAATTAGAGACACATACTATATCTGCTTGGAAGGAAGGGAAAATGCATCTCAGCAGACAAATTGATGGCAGTGGGAGAGCATATTCTAAACATCTGATCCAT GCAGGGCCATATGACTCACTGAAAGATGTTGCTTCaaaaattttgcaaaacagcATATCAACAGTTCCCATCCTTCATTCTTCTGCTCAGGATGGTTCATTTCCCCAGCTACTACATCTTGCTTCCTTGTCTGGAATACTAAAAT GTATATGCAGGTATTTCAGACATTCTGCTGGCTCCTTACCCATTCTTCAACAGTCAATTTGTTCAATTCCTTTGGGTACATGGGTTCCAAAAATTGGGGAACCAAACAGACGACCATTTGCTATGTTGAAACCAAATGCTTCTCTCGGTGCTGCCCTCTCTTTGTTGGTTCAAG CCAATGTCAGTTCAATACCAATCGTAAATGATAATGATTCACTGCTGGATGTGTATTCTCGAAG TGATATCACTGCCTTGGCAAAAGATAAAGCCTATGCACAAATTCATCTTGATGAAATAAGCATTCACCAG GCACTGCAGTTGGGTCAGGATGCAAATTCTTCGTATGGATTCTTCAATGGACAGAGATGTCAGATGTGTTTACGGACTGATTCTCTACACAAAGTGATGGAGCGATTGGCAAATCCTG GGGTTAGGAGACTTTTGATCGTGGAAGCTGGCAGCAAGCGTGTAGAAGGGGTTATCTCACTGAGTGATGTCTTCAGGTTTCTGTTGGGGGTAGCTTAG
- the LOC133670128 gene encoding protein ALWAYS EARLY 2-like: MAPTRKKSVNKRFLNEVSPEKEVKSSSKNKQQANGKKKLSDKLGTQWSKAELQRFYKAYRDHGMNWKKVAAEVRNRSVEMVETLYYMNRAYLSLPEGTASVVGLIAMMTDHYSVLEASESERESNEVPGVLKKLQKRKQPKVQLSASKEDLQQSHMVASTDGCLSFLKIGYGRPLHSVGKRTPRFPVSHQHKKDENYVSPKKKRRKSEINADDNDDEHVAALTLTETLQRGDSAQVPQTPHRRTEHMKSSPVQSWDKMPESSPENLCDASIYEHWSESGTGRGGPDLAYVRDASSLGEMEGIGTVAVHRKGKFYGKKVRVEKIGNSQSDGGGEACSGTEEEQKVRTLKGKVKIEMSNAKIDETSCRGQRKRSKKLFSDDKHDDFIGLQTLALVSAMEFESSAQLDEERTAQTEDDKCSVPESASNSHHRGRTKLSRQKEKAISGVDGITSRKSKLGRYPLISTKPVSEANKQPQSISNGTLKRKREALVSKVLDDEEITPVVKGRHSGQISSPSKQLNSLELPEGSSFSGDQKNVPNDLATAQVPVASQVILPTRKGSRRKMDLKRAMIPKVGKSSVNIRTNQINRQDGAIHLKDKLSCGLSSPMVRRWCAFEWFYSAVDYPWFAKREFVEYLNHVGLGHIPRLTRVEWGVIRSSLGRPRRFSERFIHEEREKLQQYRESVRKHYMELRMGLREGLPTDLARPLSVGQRVIAIHPKTRELHDGGVLTVDHDQCRVQFDRAELGVEFVKDIDCMPSNPLDNMPEALRRQRISVLPRELLVNGKSNAGVFTASEHLRNALSPKNALVKQAQVEVNCAIPLAKGVSTDIVNVQGVCSQPSMVAQIQPKESNIQALSELNRALDRKASSALLHLRQHNTYPINNLPGWLKPPANSCFSGMPRPHTSSFVSQESGSAVLEIVRGSRLKAHNMVDVAVQAISSMKEGEDTFVRIGEALDSMDRRHLGSEYRVQMIRAPEGASGGLRLQNQLIPSTSEPQVNSNASRPQSNDSDKTETVIPSELISSCVAALLMIQTCSERQYPPSDVAQIIDSAVTSLQPCCPQNLPIYREIQMCMGRIKTQILALIPT; this comes from the exons ATGGCCCCAACAAGGAAGAAAAGTGTGAATAAGCGGTTTCTGAATGAGGTATCGCCTGAAAAAGAAGTCAAGAGTTCAAGCAAAAATAAACAGCAGGCGAATGGG AAGAAGAAATTGTCCGATAAGTTAGGAACTCAGTGGAGCAAAGCAGAACTTCAACGATTTTACAAAGCATATCGGGACCATGGAATGAACTGGAAGAAA GTTGCTGCTGAAGTGCGCAACAGATCTGTGGAAATGGTGGAGACACTTTACTATATGAATCGG gcATACTTGTCTCTTCCAGAGGGAACGGCTTCTGTAGTTGGGCTTATAGCTATGATGACCGATCACTACAGTGTCCTG GAAGCAAGTGAGAGTGAACGAGAAAGCAATGAGGTACCTGGAGTGCTTAAGAAACTTCAGAAACGTAAGCAGCCAAAAGTGCAGCTTAGTGCATCAAAAGAAGATCTCCAGCAGTCTCACATGGTTGCATCAACTGATGGAtgcttatcatttttaaaaataggatATG GCCGTCCACTTCATTCAGTTGGGAAAAGGACACCTCGCTTCCCTGTCTCTCATCAGCACAAGAAAgatgaaaattatgtttcacCAAAGAAGAAGCGCAGAAAGTCAGAGATCAATGcggatgataatgatgatgaacaTGTTGCTGCACTGACATTAACTGAGACATTGCAGAGAGGAGACTCTGCCCAAGTGCCTCAAACACCCCATAGAAGAACAGAACATATGAAATCATCACCTGTTCAAAGCTGGGATAAGATG CCAGAATCATCTCCAGAAAATCTTTGTGATGCTTCCATATATGAACACTGGTCTGAAAGTGGCACAGGACGTGGGGGGCCTGATCTTGCCTATGTGAGGGATGCAAGCTCCTTGGGAGAAATGGAAGGTATAGGTACTGTAGCAGTTCACCGAAAAGGCAAGTTTTATGGAAAGAAGGTAAGAGTTGAGAAGATCGGAAATAGTCAGTCTGATGGTGGTGGAGAAGCATGTAGTGGCACTGAAGAAGAACAAAAGGTCAGAACTTTGAAGGGAAAAGTTAAAATTGAGATGTCTAATGCAAAAATTGATGAGACTTCTTGCCGGGGCCAAAGGAAGAGAAGCAAGAAACTTTTCTCAGatg aTAAACATGATGACTTCATCGGTCTTCAAACATTGGCTCTTGTTTCTGCAATGGAATTTG AATCATCTGCCCAGTTGGATGAAGAAAGAACTGCCCAAACTGAGGACGACAAGTGCAGTGTACCTGAATCTGCATCAAATAGTCATCATAGAGGAAGAACTAAACTCTCCAGGCAGAAAGAAAAGGCAATAAGTGGAGTTGACGGTATAACCTCAAGAAAATCTAAGCTTGGAAGATACCCACTAATTTCTACTAAACCTGTCTCTGAAGCAAATAAACAGCCTCAGTCCATCAGCAATGGTACTCTGAAAAGAAAACGCGAGGCTTTGGTATCAAAG GTTCTGGATGATGAGGAGATTACACCTGTGGTTAAAGGCAGACACAGTGGTCAAATTTCTTCTccttcaaaacaattaaattcatTAGAATTGCCAGAGGGTTCTTCTTTCAGTGGTGATCAGAAAAATGTACCAAATGATCTAGCAACTGCACAAGTTCCTGTTGCAAGCCAAGTTATCTTACCAACCAGAAAGGGAAGCAGACGCAAGATGGATTTAAAGAGAGCAATGATCCCAAAAGTGGGGAAATCTTCTGTAAACATTCGgacaaatcaaattaataggCAAGATGGAGCAATCCACCTAAAG GACAAGCTTTCTTGTGGTCTATCATCTCCTATGGTTCGCAGATGGTGTGCATTTGAATGGTTTTACAGTGCAGTTGACTacccttggtttgctaaaaggGAGTTTGTGgaatatttaaatcatgttgGTCTTGGGCACATTCCAAGGCTGACTCGTGTAGAATGGGGAGTCATAAGAAg TTCTCTTGGCAGACCTCGAAGGTTTTCTGAACGTTTTATAcatgaagaaagagaaaaactcCAGCAGTATAGAGAATCTGTGAGAAAACATTATATGGAGCTCCGAATGGGTTTAAGGGAAGGACTTCCAACAGATTTAGCAAGACCCTTATCAGTTGGACAGCGAGTAATTGCTATTCATCCCAAAACAAGAGAACTTCATGATGGAGGTGTACTCACTGTGGATCATGACCAGTGCAGGGTTCAGTTTGATCGTGCTGAGTTAGGAGTTGAATTTGTTAAG gATATAGATTGCATGCCTTCAAATCCACTGGATAACATGCCAGAAGCTCTTAGGAGACAGAGAATTTCTGTTCTGCCCAGGGAACTGCTAGTGAATGGAAAGTCAAACGCGGGAGTGTTCACTGCAAGTGAACATCTGAGGAATGCACTGAGTCCCAAGAATGCTTTGGTAAAGCAGGCACAG GTCGAGGTAAACTGTGCCATCCCGCTTGCCAAGGGAGTATCTACTGACATTGTTAATGTACAAGGAGTCTGTAGTCAACCTTCTATGGTAGCTCAGATCCAACCAAAGGAATCTAACATACAAGCTCTATCTGAACTGAATCGCGCTCTTGATAGAAAG GCATCTTCTGCTTTACTCCATCTGAGGCAACATAATACTTACCCCATAAACAACCTGCCTGGTTGGCTGAAACCCCCAGCCAATTCCTGTTTCTCTGGTATGCCAAGACCTCATACTAGTTCTTTTGTTTCTCAAGAATCAGGATCTGCTGTACTTGAGATTGTCAGAGGCTCGAGATTAAAGGCACATAATATGGTAGATGTTGCTGTCCAG GCAATTTCATCCATGAAAGAAGGCGAAGATACCTTTGTGAGAATTGGTGAGGCTTTAGATTCTATGGATAGAAGGCATTTGGGATCAGAATATAGGGTACAAATGATCAGGGCCCCAGAGGGGGCTAGTGGTGGTTTACGTCTTCAAAACCAGTTGATTCCCAGCACGTCAGAGCCTCAGGTTAACAGTAATGCATCTAGGCCCCAATCAAATGATTCTGACAAAACAGAGACAGTAATTCCTTCAGAGCTTATATCATCATGTGTGGCTGCTTTGCTCATGATACAG ACATGCTCTGAACGACAGTATCCTCCATCTGATGTGGCTCAGATAATCGATTCTGCTGTTACTAGCTTGCAACCTTGCTGTCCGCAAAATCTGCCAATATATAGAGAGATACAAATGTGCATGGGAAGAATCAAGACTCAAATACTAGCTCTAATACCAACATGA